TTTGAATCTTAAGCATTTTTTGTTTTTCATCAATGTCACCAGGATTTTCAATTTCTAATTTTTCAAATAATTGGTGAACGCCTGTAATTTTCTCAGTGCTTGAAACTGCCGCCTGATTGTTGAAAACCAGACCTAGGCCACTAAAACTTCCTAATATCAATACTACTCCCAATACTGCAGTTCCAAGAGATGAACCAAGATTTATACCTGTGTTCATAATTCCTGATGCATCTGGTTGTTGGTCACGTTTGGCAACAGAGAATATAACGTTAGCTGAGTGGGGAAAGACTATTCCCATACCTACTCCGAGAAGGAATATGCCTGGAAACATGTCCAATATTGTGGTATAAGGATTGAATATTAAACTAAGATAAAGACTACCACTAAGAGCTGATGCTGCGCCAATTGCAAGGATATAACGGGGTTGTATTCTTGTTGAAAGTTTTCCTGCTGCAGAGGACATTATGAAAATTGCAACACTCATGGGGATCAATGATAAACCAGTTGTCAGAGGATCTGCGCCCAGAACGCCCTGGAATAAACTGGAATAACAAATAAAACACCACCTATTGTGAAGTTCATTATTAACCTTGCAATATTTGCAAGAGTAAAACCACGATCTTTAAACAGGGAAACATCAACTAAAGGTTCTTTATTCTGTTTCATCCTACTTTTCTGATTAAAGTAAAAAATTATCATTAGAATTATTCCAATAACAATTGGGTATGGGGCAATATTCCAAGTTTGTGGATCGTTAAGTAATAAAATACCTATAACAAAGAGAAATATTCCCACGGAGGAATTAACAGCACCAACTAAATTTAACTCTCCCCATTTCATTGTAGGAGGAAATCTTGTTATCTCCCTTGAAAATAGGACAATAATAATTATTACAATCAACTCCAATCCAAATGCATATCTCCAAGTGTAAAATGTTGTTAAAAAACCACCAATAATTGGACCTACTGTTCCTGCACCAGAGGCCATTGAACTTGTAATTCCAAGTGCGAATGCCCTTCTTTCACCATCATAACTTCCAGAGATGATGGAAGTTGTTGCGGGCATCATGAGTGCTGCTCCAATTCCTTCGAGTATTGACCAGCCAAACAGTAGCATATAACTATTAATACTGAGAGCGGCTATTATGGTTCCAACACCATAGATTGTAGCCCCAGTAAGAAATGTTCTTTTTCTCCCAAGTATATTCTGTAAACGTCCACCAATAAGCATTAAACTTGCCATGGTTAAGGAGTATGTAGCAATAATTATCTGGATCATCCCAATATTCGTATTCAAATCTCTTATTAGGGACGATATGGCCACATTCATGAATGTTTTATCAATAACAATCGTGAAAATTGAAAGAGTTACAATTATAAGAGTTAACCATCCTCTTTGAGTATTCAATTCTTGATCCAAAAATTCACATCCAAAACATTTTGAAGTTGAAATTGTAAATAACTTTAAGATCTGTAGACAATTATAACAAATTTTCAAATTAGAGTTATATTATTATATTTACAATTATTTTCACATAATATTTTCCAAATAATGAGAATTTCAAGTTAAAATAGCAAACAAATAAATCTAAAGATTAAAAATAATTATAAATAATCAAAACCAAGGGAAGTTTAATAATGTCTAAAAAAGAGGAAGATTTTATAGAAAATTTAAATTTATCAAGGGATATATCATCTGAATTTGCTATAGCAGAAAAGATCATAAGAACATCTGCGAAGGGACGAAAATACATTGATATAACTATTGTGGATAGAACTGGTCAGATGGATGGGCGAATGTTTCCCCATCCTATAGAAGTTGACTCTGTTCATGATTCAATAAAACTGGGCAGTGTTTGTAGAATAATGGGGAGAATTAGTGAATTTCCAAGTGATTCTGGAAAGTTCAACATGGTTATTAATGTGTTAACGGAATTAGATGATGATGAATATCAACTTGAAGATTTTGTAATGGCATCCGAAAATAATACAGATGATTTAGTTGGTGAGATCAGGAGAACTATAAAAGATATGAAGGATCCTCACCTAAAAAATCTTTTAAAATCCTTTTTCTGCGACAAGAATTTCACAGAACTCTTCTATAAATCACCTGCAGCAATTGTACATCATCATAATTATGTGGGTGGCCTTTTAGATCATACAGTTGAAGTTCTCAAGATAAGCAGAACAGCATGTGAAATATTCCCTGATCTTAATCAAGATTTACTATTCTGTGGTGTGTTATTACATGATGTTGGAAAGATAAAAACTTATACCTATGGAAATGGGCCTATTAGTATTTCGGAAGAAGGAGAACTACTTGATCATATATATATTTCTTGTGAAATGGTTAAAGAAAAAATGGAAAAACTAGATACACCCAAAGAACTTTCAAATCAAATTATGCATATGATATTGAGTCACCATGGGCCAGTTAGTCTCGGATGGGGGTCTTCAATTGATCCTAAAACACCAGAAGCCAAAACTCTCCATTACTCCGACGATATGGATGCTAAGATTAAAGAAACCTTTCAAAGATAATAAAATATGTTTATTTAAATAAATATTTTTTTTAGGATCTATTAATTTTTATATTTACTTTATTTTGGATTGAATTTCAAAAATAGGTGTAATATTTAAGAAAAAAATTGGATTATACTAAATTTTATCTAAATATACCTCATAACTTTTCATTATAATTTATGATAAGACATACACTTCAAGTGTAAAAAAGAACACTTAATGCATAAAATTTTCATTATAAAAACCATATTATTAGTGATAATTTTAATTGAAAATATAATAAAATTTGATCATAATACAATATTTTAAAAAAATTAAAGTAAAATATACAACAAATATAACAATTGAAATTTAACGAGAATTAATTACATTGAATCCAAGATATTTAGATTTTAAGGAGTTTATTTGTATGGACAAGAAAATTATAATATTACTTGTAATACTAATTGCTGCTGTTGCTATTTTCGCTGCTTTCGAGTTACAAAAAGATAGAACTGTAAAACTGAGTGGTGTAGAGATTAAGAATTATCAAGGTCAGAAACTGTCATCTGTAAATGATTTTCGTGAAAATTCCATAAAAGGCCCTCAATTTATTAATATAACAAATTATCATTTAGAAGTAACTGGATTAGTACAAAATCCAAGAAATTATACCTATGATGAAGTTTTGAACCATACCTCCTATGAAAAGGTTGTAAAATTAGACTGTGTTGAAGGATGGGACGTAACAATATTATGGCAAGGACTTCTTGTATCCGACCTTTTGAATGAAGCAAAACCCTTACCAAACGGAAATACGGTCATATTTTATGCATACGATAATTACACAACTTCATTTCCAATTAGTTATCTTAACAATAACCAGATACTACTGGCTTATAAAATGAATAATGTAACTATTCCTCCTGAGAGAGGATTCCCATTTATGCTTGTTGCAGAGAGTAAATGGGGTTATAAATGGATAAAATGGGTTACAAAAATTGAAGTATCCAACAACTCCACATACAAAGGTTACTGGGAAATTAGAGGATATTCTGATGTTGGGGATATTAACCAAAGCTATTTAGGGGGTTGATCAACTAGTTGAAGATAAACAAATAAAGAATACATTTTATCTTAGGAATACTCACCCACATTTGTAATAATTTCAATATTGGATACCGCTTTTTTATTTATGAGATAATATTTCATTATCTAAACGATCAAGAATTTTATTTATCTCCAATTGTGCTTGTTCAATTTTTCTTCCAGTATTAATGATATGCCAGTTTTTTGCTAGCTCAATTGCTTTGCCCCTTACTTTAATAAGGTCATTTAAGTTTTCAAACATTTCGTGTTCATTTCGTTTTAACAACCTATTAAGGAGTTCATCAGGTTCAACATCTAAAAAGAACATGTAGTTTGAAGTTGGAAGTATTGTTGAAAAGAACATGTATAACAATTTAGCAATAGGGAAAGGGAGATATGCAACTCCCATCAAATATCGTACCATTATAACAGTTTCAGCTTTTCCATGATATTTTCGAACAGATCTTAAAACATCAAGTGTATAGTACATAGATGCTTTTATATGATTAATTTTTCCATGACCTAAAAGTGCTTTTTTAGCATTAATCCCATAGGCATTATCTTTTGATGGATGTGTACGTACAATAACTTTTTCCCCCTTTGCAAGATAGTATTCTTGAATTAAATTTGCATGGGTATCTTTTCCTGAACCATCTAATCCATCTATTATTATAAAACGCATTTATCTACCTCATTTTTTAATGATAATTTTACAGAAACAGAGTATACCCATTAAAATACAATCAATGTTAACAGTAAATATGTACCAACTGCAGAGAAACATGCTGTAATATTGTCCAATCCTTTAGGTGTTATCCCTTCAAATATTGTTGCTACCAATGCCACTACGGGTATAATGGCCATAGTTGATATGGAAACATTGTAATATACCAGTACTATTTCTAACATTGCTATTAGTACTAAAAACATTGCTATTGAACCTTCAAAGCTTTTTCTATCACCAAATATTTTGTATTTATGTTTGCCAAAATTTTCACCAACTAATGCTGCCATACCATCCCCATAAGACATTGCAACTATTCCAACTGCAATTATCCATGGTTGATTAAAGAAGAAGAATGCTAGAATAGTCCAAGATATTGAATAATAAACAAGTCCAAGTCCATGTCCCGAAGAAGATATCTGGTCATTCAGTTTAATTGGAGAATAAGGACTCATTAAAAATGTTAAAAATATGAATGGGGCGGCAGCAAGAAAAGTGATTATAAATTGACTCGTGAAAAGGGGTAATATGAAAATTACATTTCCAACCATTATATGAAGGAATTTCCTGCTAAATGTTGGATACTTTTTCAAAAATCTTTCAGATATAATCAGTAATATGGCTATGTAACCGTAGACTAATACCAGCCCAATAATGTCATTCGATATCATGTCATTTATGAAGTTCTTTTATGTATAAGAGAATTTGGATTTGATTCTGGGTATGTTAGTTTCAAAAATGTCAAAAAATCTTACAATTACATTAAATTTAGATTTTAGAGAATGAAGTTTCAATATTTTATTTTTTTTCAGTTTTGATTCAGAGTAACAGCTTATAAATGGTTATAATACTAAATTTAGAATTAATAATTTAGGAGATATTGTGTTATGTACATATGTTTAGAAGGAATTGATGGATCAGGCAAGTCAACACAAATAGAATTACTTATGAATTGGCTTAATGAATGTGGACATGAAATATTAAGGGTTTTTGAACCAACAGATTCTCAAGCAGGTAGATTAATACGTAAAATGCTTCAAAATCCAAATGCAACTAATGAAAACTTCCAGAAAACACTTGCACTCCTTTTTGCAGCTGATAGAATTATTTTAATGGAAAAAATACAAGAAGCTGAAGACGAAGGCAAAATAGTTTTAAGCGATAGATGTTTTTACTCAAGCATTGTTTATCAAAATGGAGCAGAATGGATTAAGGAGATAAATAAATTTGCAAAAAAGCCAGATATAGTTTTGTTAATGGATATAGAACCTGAAACGGCCATTTCACGATGTGAAGGCAAGGATAGATTTGAAGATGTTTATTTCTTAAAAAAAATTAGGAATAGATATCTTGAACTTGCAGATAAAGAAGATTTTATGGTCGTCAACGCGAATAACGGTTTAAACAAAGTTCACGACGATATAAAAAGAGTTATAGCCCATAAGTTGGGCATGTGCATCTAAGAATAAAATTAATAAATAAAAGTAAAAAGAGCTATTTTTCTTTATATTATCTTTTTTCAAGTTCTTGAATTCTCTCATTTAATGCTTTTACAATATAATCACGTGCATCTTCAAGATCTTTAATTTCTCCCTGAAAAACAGGCCCTGCATCTGTCTGTTTGACCTCTAAATTATAATTTTCCATTACATTAGCAATAATCTGCCCGGTAACACCTGGTGGAATCCTCATCTCAAATTTTTCAACTTTCTCTTTTGCCATTTATTTTCCCTCCAAGATTATAATCATTATCATATTATTTCAATCAAATTACTAACTCTATTTAAGGTATTCTCTTACAGGTTCCAAAATTTCTATTAAACGTTTTGAAACAGAATTTTTCAGATCAAGTGGATGAAGTTCTTCCTTACTGTACATATCCAAAAGCTCATTGTAACTAATTTCAAGGTTTCCCCCAAATTTATCAGGTCTTTCTATTAGAAGTGTTTTATCTTCTGAAAATATGAAATGGTCCGCAATTTCAATTACAGGATTTCCCTCAACAATTCCAAGCGGACAGTAACTCTTCTGGAGCTTCATTTTAATAACATCTGGTTTATCATCAATTGCAATATAATTTTCTTTACTAGACGACATTTTATCTGAGCCATCTGTTCCATGCAGTAATGGTGTATGTATACATACTGGTGCTTCATAGCCCATTCTAGGTAGACTTTCCCTTGCAAGCATATGAATTTTCCTTTGTTCCATGCCTCCCAGTGCAAGATCAACTTCCAGAAATATCATATCAAGAACTTGCATAAGTGGATATATTACTTCTGCTACCTTATGATCTTTACTGTCCCTTGTTATCTGGGCCATACTCCGTTTTGCACGTGTTAAAGTTGTTGAAAGTGCAAGTTCGTATACTTTGTAGGTATAATCCTCTTTAGTCTGGTAACTTGAACCAAATATGAACTCTGTATCTTCAGACAATCCCAAGGCTCTGAAACATTTCATATTGTACTTTGATATTTCTTCAATTTCCTCAAGACTTCCTTTACCATTCAAGTATGCATGAAGATCAGCTAGAAGGATTTTAACCTTAAAACCTGCATTTTGAAGGTCTATCATTTTTTTCACAGTGATTGCATGACCTAAATGAACATTTCCTGATGGTTCGTATCCAATGTAGGCTACTGGTCTATCTTTATTGAGTTTTTCTTTGAGTTCTTCTTCTGTCACCACTTCGAGAGTGCCGTTCTTAATGTTTTCCATCTTAGAGTCAAGGTCCATATTATCACCATGATTGATCTTAAATAAATGTTAAAATATAGATATTTAGAATTAAACTGATTATCTAGTTTAGACTATAAAAGCATTTTTAGTTGGCATTATTTTTATATTTCCCAAGGATATACAGAATTCCTTCAATTTCAAGAACTTTAACTTCAGTTCCAATTTCTAAGTCCGATATCCTATCATTAATCTCTATATCAACTGGTTGGTAAGTTTCAGGGTGAAGTACTTGTATAAATTTAGGTGTTTTAGATGTGATACTGGTTATTTTAATATCTGAACTTCTTGCAATAACTTTGATCCTGTTGTATTCCTTCCACATAACCGACCAAATATTGGAGGATTCAAGATCCTTAAGAAGAATTTTTCTCCCGTCAAAACCTTTAACCTGCCCTATATGGCCTTCATATTTTATGAAATCGCCTTGTTTGAAATTAGGTAATCTTATAGATATCCATATCCTGTACAGATCTTTTCCACGGGATTTGTCCCTTCCAACTAAACGTGGTGATTCCTGCATAACTCCACCCATCACATCCTTAATAGCGCTTGAAAGTTTTCTTGCAGCTTTATAAGAACCAACATAATAATCTACACCTTCTTTAATAACCGATACGTCTGAAATATATGCCATTCTATTTTTAACAGATAATGCGCCAGTTTTTGTCCTTATTATGTCGTCAATGGTTTGAAGTTCATCAGAAGAAGGAAATCTTTTATCTGCACGGATCTGAATAACAGATTCAAAGTAGCCAGAAGCATACCTACTGCAATCAGGGCACATACTCCTCTTTATTTTAACATTTACTCGATGATCCTCAGATACACTTATCCCCATAATAGTTCCATTTGCATGAACCATGCATTCATAGTTAGAACCTTTGACAGTTAATATGTCAACTAACAACTCTAAATTATCAACATAGTTGGGTGTTTCCACGTTTTCTATTACTGCTATTTTAACAAGATCTTCTTCTGCAAGTTCAGAATCTTCCCATTTAATGCCTTTTAAGAGAGAATTGCAG
The Methanobacterium spitsbergense DNA segment above includes these coding regions:
- a CDS encoding tyrosine--tRNA ligase, whose protein sequence is MDLDSKMENIKNGTLEVVTEEELKEKLNKDRPVAYIGYEPSGNVHLGHAITVKKMIDLQNAGFKVKILLADLHAYLNGKGSLEEIEEISKYNMKCFRALGLSEDTEFIFGSSYQTKEDYTYKVYELALSTTLTRAKRSMAQITRDSKDHKVAEVIYPLMQVLDMIFLEVDLALGGMEQRKIHMLARESLPRMGYEAPVCIHTPLLHGTDGSDKMSSSKENYIAIDDKPDVIKMKLQKSYCPLGIVEGNPVIEIADHFIFSEDKTLLIERPDKFGGNLEISYNELLDMYSKEELHPLDLKNSVSKRLIEILEPVREYLK
- a CDS encoding molybdopterin-dependent oxidoreductase, giving the protein MDKKIIILLVILIAAVAIFAAFELQKDRTVKLSGVEIKNYQGQKLSSVNDFRENSIKGPQFINITNYHLEVTGLVQNPRNYTYDEVLNHTSYEKVVKLDCVEGWDVTILWQGLLVSDLLNEAKPLPNGNTVIFYAYDNYTTSFPISYLNNNQILLAYKMNNVTIPPERGFPFMLVAESKWGYKWIKWVTKIEVSNNSTYKGYWEIRGYSDVGDINQSYLGG
- a CDS encoding 3'-5' exoribonuclease YhaM family protein; translated protein: MSKKEEDFIENLNLSRDISSEFAIAEKIIRTSAKGRKYIDITIVDRTGQMDGRMFPHPIEVDSVHDSIKLGSVCRIMGRISEFPSDSGKFNMVINVLTELDDDEYQLEDFVMASENNTDDLVGEIRRTIKDMKDPHLKNLLKSFFCDKNFTELFYKSPAAIVHHHNYVGGLLDHTVEVLKISRTACEIFPDLNQDLLFCGVLLHDVGKIKTYTYGNGPISISEEGELLDHIYISCEMVKEKMEKLDTPKELSNQIMHMILSHHGPVSLGWGSSIDPKTPEAKTLHYSDDMDAKIKETFQR
- a CDS encoding MFS transporter, which translates into the protein MSVAIFIMSSAAGKLSTRIQPRYILAIGAASALSGSLYLSLIFNPYTTILDMFPGIFLLGVGMGIVFPHSANVIFSVAKRDQQPDASGIMNTGINLGSSLGTAVLGVVLILGSFSGLGLVFNNQAAVSSTEKITGVHQLFEKLEIENPGDIDEKQKMLKIQKVNTMKFAFNIVSFVLFIGLIISLFIPLQKKKRKHTIDPFSSHI
- the tmk gene encoding dTMP kinase, which translates into the protein MYICLEGIDGSGKSTQIELLMNWLNECGHEILRVFEPTDSQAGRLIRKMLQNPNATNENFQKTLALLFAADRIILMEKIQEAEDEGKIVLSDRCFYSSIVYQNGAEWIKEINKFAKKPDIVLLMDIEPETAISRCEGKDRFEDVYFLKKIRNRYLELADKEDFMVVNANNGLNKVHDDIKRVIAHKLGMCI
- a CDS encoding thymidylate kinase, which encodes MRFIIIDGLDGSGKDTHANLIQEYYLAKGEKVIVRTHPSKDNAYGINAKKALLGHGKINHIKASMYYTLDVLRSVRKYHGKAETVIMVRYLMGVAYLPFPIAKLLYMFFSTILPTSNYMFFLDVEPDELLNRLLKRNEHEMFENLNDLIKVRGKAIELAKNWHIINTGRKIEQAQLEINKILDRLDNEILSHK
- a CDS encoding diacylglycerol/polyprenol kinase family protein, yielding MISNDIIGLVLVYGYIAILLIISERFLKKYPTFSRKFLHIMVGNVIFILPLFTSQFIITFLAAAPFIFLTFLMSPYSPIKLNDQISSSGHGLGLVYYSISWTILAFFFFNQPWIIAVGIVAMSYGDGMAALVGENFGKHKYKIFGDRKSFEGSIAMFLVLIAMLEIVLVYYNVSISTMAIIPVVALVATIFEGITPKGLDNITACFSAVGTYLLLTLIVF
- a CDS encoding 60S ribosomal export protein NMD3; protein product: MFCPRCGSEDEDLYNGICKSCFVKEAQLINIPSDVEITICAHCNSLLKGIKWEDSELAEEDLVKIAVIENVETPNYVDNLELLVDILTVKGSNYECMVHANGTIMGISVSEDHRVNVKIKRSMCPDCSRYASGYFESVIQIRADKRFPSSDELQTIDDIIRTKTGALSVKNRMAYISDVSVIKEGVDYYVGSYKAARKLSSAIKDVMGGVMQESPRLVGRDKSRGKDLYRIWISIRLPNFKQGDFIKYEGHIGQVKGFDGRKILLKDLESSNIWSVMWKEYNRIKVIARSSDIKITSITSKTPKFIQVLHPETYQPVDIEINDRISDLEIGTEVKVLEIEGILYILGKYKNNAN
- a CDS encoding MFS transporter, with protein sequence MDQELNTQRGWLTLIIVTLSIFTIVIDKTFMNVAISSLIRDLNTNIGMIQIIIATYSLTMASLMLIGGRLQNILGRKRTFLTGATIYGVGTIIAALSINSYMLLFGWSILEGIGAALMMPATTSIISGSYDGERRAFALGITSSMASGAGTVGPIIGGFLTTFYTWRYAFGLELIVIIIIVLFSREITRFPPTMKWGELNLVGAVNSSVGIFLFVIGILLLNDPQTWNIAPYPIVIGIILMIIFYFNQKSRMKQNKEPLVDVSLFKDRGFTLANIARLIMNFTIGGVLFVIPVYSRAFWAQIL